The Drosophila biarmipes strain raj3 chromosome 2L, RU_DBia_V1.1, whole genome shotgun sequence genome has a window encoding:
- the LOC108027680 gene encoding probable DNA replication complex GINS protein PSF2, protein MDPAIIEFIGEKCMISIIPNFSNEPLHLIYGSVGPFRAGFPVFVPLWMATHLRKQQKCRIVPPEWMDMDILEEIKEEEKRSKFFTKMPCEHYMVVAQLVMSTAPDDVPRCEELRTVIKDIFDIRESKLRTSIDAFIKGEGTYAKLDNLTLLEIHSVRPILPYSLDHIARYQRTATASQRDTSMLSASMAGSSSGPNSNSLFSQ, encoded by the exons ATGGATCCTGCAATTATTGAGTTTATTGGCGAAAAGTGCATGATCAGCATTATACCGAACTTCTCCAACGAGCCCCTGCATCTTATATACGGATCTGTGGGTCCCTTTCGAGCGGGCTTTCCCGTCTTTGTGCCCCTGTGGATGGCCACGCATCTGCGCAAGCAACAGAAGTGCCGGATTGTGCCGCCCGAATGGATGGACATGGATATTTTGGAGGAGAtcaaggaggaggagaagcGATCCAA ATTCTTCACCAAGATGCCCTGCGAGCACTACATGGTCGTGGCCCAGCTGGTTATGAGCACGGCGCCGGATGATGTCCCGCGCTGCGAGGAGCTGCGCACTGTGATCAAGGACATCTTCGACATCCGCGAGTCCAAGCTGCGCACCTCAATCGATGCCTTTATCAAGGGAGAAGGCACCTACGCTAAGCTGGACAACCTCACACTGCTGGAGATCCACAGTGTACGGCCCATTCTACCCTATTCCCTGGATCACATAGCTCGCTACCAGCGCACTGCCACCGCCTCCCAGAGGGACACCTCAATGCTGAGTGCCTCCATGGCGGGCTCCAGTTCGGGGCCCAATAGCAACTCTCTGTTTTCCCAGTGA
- the LOC108027899 gene encoding vacuolar protein sorting-associated protein 53 homolog: MSEAAVGAEAEERMVANNKIHFTKEVKQVIDKVLKTEDPMDAPDFNTVDYINQLFPNEQSLAGIDETIQKMQCEVSLIDDNIRSVVRGQTNTGQDGQLALCEAQKVISSLFSHIIDVKTRAERTEEMVKEITRDIKQLDCAKRNLTAAITTLNHLHMLVGGIESLNKLIERRSYGEILNPLQAITEVNQHFQQFSDIEEIKNLSQSVDKIQVTLAQQITEDFKEAFAAKPSAQNQHRLGLNQLADACKVMSVLDPKVKKELLKWFIAQQLEEYTHLFHENQDIAWLDKIDKRYAWLKRHLLDFEDKYGPVFPLDWEVSERITVEFCRQTREQLAQIMSKRTNEIDVRLLLFAINKTQAFEQLLSKRFTGVTLGAKPTEQARVLTEPSATDALVGATVFHDQIGQCFKSHLDIYIRSIDRNLSELMEKFVEMSREPYKFAEAKTTVYPSSGDLFVFYKKCMVQCNQLSNEQPMYDLALVFKKYLREYASKVLEGSTPKLVPATTGSSIGKSVSLLTRDMQNLSTAAGQVFHNFLKEGDTQRFSRDDLVRICCVLTTGEYCLETVQQLEDKLKEKVTSAYVSKIDMSEEKDVFHRIISNCIQLLVQDLEAGCEASLQAMAKVQWQHINNVGDQSAFISSLCGNFKQTVPTIRDTLASSRKYFTQFCHRFVAAFIPKFINVLYRCKLTLSDGSNNVLGCEQLLLDTHSLKTALLELPSVGSSVNRKAPTSYTKVVVKDMTRAEMIIKVVMTPVQPPAHFTQQVLKLLPDITIAEYQKILDMKAVKRVDQLQLIDLFKHTASAAAVSGLIEATVGDEDTQGTETAAATSGTTDDAEPSTGATESSTTTATTASSSTPKRAFIFSVGSFTGSADKNADGSSQTGIRKLENLLKKRFP, translated from the exons ATGAGCGAGGCAGCGGTTGGTGCAGAGGCCGAGGAGCGTATGGTGGCCAACAACAAGATCCACTTCACCAAGGAAGTGAAGCAGGTCATCGACAAG GTCCTCAAAACGGAGGATCCCATGGATGCGCCGGACTTCAACACCGTGGACTACATCAACCAGCTGTTCCCCAACGAGCAGTCGCTGGCGGGGATCGACGAGACCATACAGAAGATGCAGTGCGAGGTGTCGCTGATTGACGACAACATCCGATCCGTGGTTCGTGGCCAGACGAACACCGGTCAGGATGGCCAGCTGGCACTGTGCGAAGCCCAGAAGGTTATCAGCTCACTCTTTAGCCACATCATCGACGTGAAGACCCGGGCGGAGCGCACCGAGGAGATGGTCAAGGAGATAACCCGGGATATTAAGCAGCTGGACTGCGCCAAGCGCAATCTTACCGCTGCCATCACCACGTTGAATCACCTGCACATGCTGGTGGGCGGAATCGAAAGCCTGAACAAGCTGATTGAGCGACGATCCTACGGCGAAATCCTCAATCCCCTGCAGGCCATCACCGAGGTCAACCAGCACTTTCAGCAGTTCTCCGACATCGAGGAAATCAAG AATCTCTCGCAAAGCGTGGACAAAATCCAGGTCACACTGGCCCAGCAAATCACCGAGGACTTCAAGGAGGCCTTTGCCGCCAAGCCTTCGGCACAAAATCAACACCGTTTGGGACTCAACCAACTGGCCGACGCCTGCAAGGTGATGTCCGTGCTGGATCCCAAAGTGAAGAAGGAGCTGTTAAAGTGGTTCATTGcccagcagctggaggagtACACGCACCTGTTTCACGAGAATCAGGATATTGCCTGGCTGGACAAGATAGACAAGCGTTATGCCTGGCTTAAGAGGCATCTGCTGGACTTCGAGGACAAGTATGGTCCAGTGTTTCCGCTGGACTGGGAGGTCTCTGAGCGCATTACAGTGGAGTTTTGCCGGCAGACACGTGAGCAGTTGGCGCAGATAATGTCTAAGCGCACCAACGAGATCGATGTGAGACTTCTTCTGTTTGCCATCAACAAGACGCAGGCCTTCGAACAGCTCCTCTCTAAACGCTTCACGGGAGTCACACTGGGAGCCAAGCCGACAGAGCAAGCAAGGGTGCTCACTGAGCCATCTGCCACGGATGCTCTTGTGGGCGCGACCGTCTTCCATGACCAAATCGGACAATGCTTCAAGTCGCACTTGGACATCTACATTCGCAGCATCGACCGAAATCTCTCGGAGCTGATGGAGAAATTTGTGGAGATGTCTCGAGAGCCATACAAGTTTGCCGAGGCCAAAACCACCGTGTATCCCAGCTCTGGAGATCTTTTCGTCTTCTACAAGAAGTGCATGGTGCAGTGCAACCAGCTGAGCAACGAGCAGCCCATGTACGACCTCGCCCTGGTGTTCAAGAAATACCTGCGGGAGTACGCCTCCAAAGTGCTCGAGGGCAGTACCCCAAAGCTAGTGCCAGCCACTACGGGGAGCTCTATCGGCAAAAGCGTCTCGTTGTTAACGCGCGACATGCAGAATTTGTCCACTGCCGCTGGCCAGGTGTTCCACAACTTCCTCAAGGAGGGCGACACGCAGCGTTTTTCAAGGGATGACCTGGTGCGCATCTGCTGCGTTCTGACCACCGGGGAGTACTGCCTGGAGACTGTCCAACAACTGGAGGATAAGCTGAAAGAGAAGGTGACATCTGCCTATGTAAGCAAGATTGATATGAGCGAGGAGAAGGACGTCTTTCATCG CATCATATCCAACTGCATTCAGCTGCTGGTCCAAGATCTGGAGGCTGGCTGCGAAGCCTCGCTTCAGGCGATGGCCAAGGTGCAGTGGCAGCACATCAACAACGTGGGCGACCAGAGCGCCTTCATCAGCAGCCTCTGCGGCAATTTTAAGCAGACTGTGCCCACCATTAGGGACACGCTGGCCAGTTCGCGCAAGTACTTCACGCAGTTCTGTCACCGCTTCGTGGCCGCTTTTATACCAAAATTCATCAACGTGCTATACCGCTGCAAGCTGACCCTTTCGGATGGATCCAACAATGTGCTGGGCTGCGAGCAGCTACTACTGGACACCCATTCGCTAAAGACGGCACTTCTGGAACTGCCTTCGGTGGGGTCGAGTGTAAATCGCAAGGCTCCCACCAGCTATACAAAGGTAGTGGTCAAGGACATGACACGGGCCGAGATGATCATCAAGGTGGTGATGACGCCTGTCCAACCGCCAGCGCACTTTACCCAGCAAGTACTCAAATTGCTGCCCGATATTACCATTGCGGAGTACCAAAAGATCCTGGACATGAAGGCTGTCAAGCGGGTAGATCAGCTGCAACTGATTGATCTTTTCAAGCACACGGCGTCCGCAGCCGCAGTTAGTGGCTTAATAGAGGCAACTGTTGGAGATGAGGACACGCAAGGCACAGAAACGGCAGCTGCAACCTCCGGAACAACTGACGACGCCGAACCCTCGACAGGAGCAACTGAATCCAGTACGACCACGGCGACAACGGCCTCTTCTTCCACACCCAAGCGTGCCTTTATCTTCAGCGTGGGCAGCTTTACGGGAAGCGCTGACAAGAACGCCGATGGCAGCTCCCAGACGGGCATCCGAAAACTGGAGAACCTACTGAAGAAGCGCTTCCCGTAG
- the LOC108027836 gene encoding zinc finger protein 431, translating into MDNLCMYCKQRRGLSVKRGGSLPKTICLLCLHLDTFGTAHESRAQTGEGVTIKEEEASIEEEVPEQKHLVGEKIVEENPIIKKEILEEESAIEEEVHVEEPIVEEKVIEEAIKIKEEVLEDEPAQGGYFIITECLEEPAMETCLVCQGKSEHLVNIFDESPDLGIPIATMISQSSEMQVEKGNTFPETICLSCLEFVRKSYETIQTNEMNDHLHGQVKEEIIEDDLVQVKNEPVEEDPLEEVYGTDQSNQGRTQSTCEGAYKFHCYHCPMVFKDFTALTSHVQDHEANGDKDLTKETPHRCPHCPKIFLHAANFEAHVRSHNEPVAAEAPRLKCPVCPKIYFKQGNLAAHMLIHKPADGKGPPFKCPDCPKIFLYDSFFQVHLRTHMDRNNAKKLLAETSCPKVNLDEKALRDGIRQHADDTKEPFAEPPYKCPDCPEIFSNYLLFKDHIETHKEPPKSKCPHCEKSFRSEAKLQTHDCDFKPVKCPKCRKFFQGQFYLNYHIMSSHRSKGPYKCIKCQRVFENKSTLKEHVFAEECVRFFRSKEPGETFQCSQCSQSFRSKDLLKAHWATHKKKNRFKCKLCPKAFRREHSLKMHSMDHRKKSPYRCEDCPLSFITKKRLKEHTRTHKIRAEGKRKCRILNIDYSESVARVEGSEEQLNIAQFVKRNKRDATGPL; encoded by the coding sequence ATGGATAATCTGTGTATGTATTGCAAGCAAAGACGAGGCTTGTCCGTAAAACGTGGAGGATCACTGCCGAAAACCATTTGCCTGCTGTGCCTGCACTTGGACACATTTGGCACTGCCCACGAGTCCCGTGCTCAAACTGGAGAAGGTGTCACCATCAAAGAGGAAGAAGCCTCAATTGAGGAAGAAGTCCCTGAGCAGAAGCACTTAGTAGGGGAAAAGATCGTTGAGGAGAATCCCataataaagaaagaaattcTTGAGGAGGAATCCGCCATCGAGGAAGAAGTCCATGTGGAGGAGCCCATAGTTGAGGAAAAGGTCATTGAAGAGGctatcaaaattaaagaagaGGTCCTTGAAGATGAACCCGCACAGGGAGGGTACTTCATCATAACAGAATGCCTGGAAGAACCAGCAATGGAAACTTGCCTGGTTTGCCAGGGGAAGTCCGAGCACTTGGTCAATATATTCGACGAGTCGCCGGATTTAGGAATTCCTATTGCCACTATGATATCGCAGTCCAGCGAAATGCAGGTCGAGAAAGGAAACACGTTTCCCGAAACTATTTGTCTGTCTTGTTTGGAGTTTGTGCGAAAAAGTTACGAAACTATACAAACTAACGAAATGAATGACCATCTACACGGCCAAGTGAAAGAAGAAATCATAGAGGATGACTTAGTTCAGGTAAAAAACGAGCCAGTTGAGGAAGACCCCCTCGAGGAAGTCTATGGAACTGATCAATCCAATCAGGGAAGAACCCAATCAACCTGCGAGGGGGCTTACAAATTTCACTGCTATCATTGTCCTATGGTTTTCAAGGATTTTACCGCCCTGACATCTCACGTCCAGGATCATGAGGCGAATGGTGATAAAGATCTCACGAAAGAAACCCCGCACAGATGCCCTCATTGTCCAAAGATATTCCTACACGCTGCCAACTTTGAAGCCCACGTTCGCTCGCATAATGAGCCAGTTGCCGCGGAAGCTCCAAGGCTCAAGTGCCCAGTATGTCCCAAGATATACTTTAAGCAGGGCAATCTTGCAGCTCACATGTTGATACATAAACCGGCTGATGGAAAAGGACCACCTTTCAAGTGCCCAGACTGCCCGAAAATATTTCTATACGACAGTTTTTTTCAAGTTCACCTGCGAACACATATGGATAGGAATAacgcaaagaaacttttagcgGAAACATCGTGTCCAAAAGTGAATCTAGACGAAAAAGCTCTGCGAGATGGCATCCGGCAACATGCCGATGATACGAAAGAACCTTTTGCGGAACCACCGTACAAATGCCCCGACTGCCCCGAGATATTCTCAAACTATTTGCTTTTCAAAGATCACATCGAGACGCACAAGGAACCGCCGAAGTCAAAATGCCCCCACTGCGAGAAGTCATTTCGAAGTGAAGCGAAACTTCAAACCCACGATTGCGATTTCAAACCTGTCAAGTGCCCCAAGTGCCGCAAGTTCTTCCAAGGCCAGTTCTATCTGAACTATCACATCATGAGTAGTCACAGGTCGAAGGGACCGTACAAGTGCATAAAGTGTCAGCGTGTCTTTGAAAACAAGAGCACCCTTAAGGAGCACGTATTTGCTGAAGAATGCGTACGATTTTTCAGGAGCAAGGAGCCGGGCGAAACCTTCCAGTGCTCCCAATGCTCTCAGTCGTTTCGAAGCAAAGACCTTCTCAAAGCGCATTGGGCGACacataagaaaaaaaatcgcTTTAAGTGTAAGCTTTGTCCAAAGGCTTTCCGCAGAGAACACAGTCTTAAAATGCACAGCATGGACCACAGAAAGAAGTCACCATACCGCTGTGAAGACTGCCCCTTGTCCTTCATAACGAAAAAACGTCTTAAGGAGCACACGCGTACCCACAAAATAAGAGCAGAGGGCAAGAGAAAGTGCCGCATTCTTAATATAGACTACAGCGAATCTGTGGCACGCGTCGAGGGAAGTGAGGAGCAGCTCAATATAGCTCAGTTCGTTAAACGCAACAAAAGAGACGCAACTGGTCCATTATGA
- the LOC108027837 gene encoding TNF receptor-associated factor 4 isoform X1, with amino-acid sequence MSWTHIWPDRSRLKMPAPPSTVKPAPGHTTKLSNGKSSNSSNTLCNSTAHLSDSRTNLTVNTPTTCQRLSEMFRRSIASSTQSSSRENTYEEIYPGPDPKHIMGSLVFCIHHKQGCKWSDELRKLKGHLNACKHDATQCPNKCGAQIPRIMMTDHLQYTCTMRRTRCEFCQSEFSGAGLEEHNGSCGQEPVYCEAKCGQRILRGRMTLHKSKDCAKRLRRCAHCQREFSADTLPLHAAQCPRAPLACPQRCDAGPIARGELEAHLRDECQSLAVSCSFKEAGCRFKGPRQMLEAHLESNAAAHLSLMVALSSRQGQQIQMLKSAVSKLSINYTGTLLWKITDWSAKMTEARGKDGLELVSPPFYTSQYGYKLQASMFLNGNGPGENTHVSVYIKVLPGEYDALLKWPFSHSITFTLFEQGAQSGQGGVAESFVPDPTWENFQRPSNEPDQLGFGFPRFISHELLHSRPFIKGDTVFLRVKVDPSKIVAV; translated from the exons ATGAGCTGGACCCATATTTGGCCGGATCGAAGTCGTCTCAAGATGCCCGCCCCGCCGAGCACAGTGAAGCCTGCCCCTGGTCACACGACCAAGCTCTCGAATGGCAAATCCAGCAACAGTAGTAACACCTTGTGCAACTCCACCGCCCATCTGAGCGACTCAAGGACCAATCTCACTGTCAACACGCCCACCACTTGCCAGCGATTAAG CGAAATGTTTCGGCGCTCGATTGCCAGCAGCACCCAGTCCAGTTCAAGGGAAAATACCTACGAGGAG ATCTATCCCGGTCCCGATCCCAAGCACATCATGGGCTCCCTGGTCTTCTGCATTCACCACAAACAGGGCTGCAAGTGGTCCGACGAGCTGCGAAAGCTGAAGGGCCATCTGAACGCCTGCAAGCACGATGCCACCCAGTGTCCCAACAAGTGTGGTGCCCAGATCCCCCGCATCATGATGACCGATCACCTGCAGTACACCTGCACCATGCGGCGGACCCGTTGCGAGTTCTGCCAGAGCGAATTCTCCGGCGCCGGACTGGAGGAGCACAACGGCAGCTGCGGCCAGGAGCCGGTTTACTGCGAGGCCAAGTGCGGCCAGAGGATCCTGCGCGGCCGCATGACCCTGCACAAGTCCAAGGACTGCGCCAAGCGGCTGCGACGCTGTGCCCACTGCCAGCGGGAGTTCTCGGCGGACACACTGCCGCTGCATGCGGCCCAGTGCCCCCGGGCTCCGTTGGCCTGCCCACAGAGATGCGATGCCGGTCCGATTGCCAGGGGCGAGCTGGAGGCCCATCTGCGGGACGAGTGCCAGTCGCTGGCCGTCTCCTGCAGCTTCAAGGAGGCGGGCTGCCGCTTCAAGGGTCCCCGCCAGATGCTGGAGGCGCACTTGGAGAGCAACGCCGCCGCCCATCTCTCGCTGATGGTGGCGCTCAGCTCCCGGCAGGGTCAGCAGATCCAGATGCTCAAGTCGGCGGTGTCCAAGCTGTCCATTAACTACACAGGCACTCTGCTGTGGAAGATCACCGACTGGTCGGCCAAGATGACGGAGGCGAGGGGCAAAGATGGCCTGGAACTGGTCTCACCGCCCTTCTACACCTCCCAGTATGGCTACAAGCTGCAGGCCTCGATGTTCCTCAATGGCAATGGTCCCGGCGAGAATACCCATGTGTCCGTCTACATAAAGGTCCTGCCCGGCGAGTACGATGCCCTGCTGAAGTGGCCCTTCTCGCACTCCATCACCTTCACGCTGTTCGAGCAGGGCGCCCAGAGTGGCCAGGGAGGCGTGGCGGAGTCCTTTGTGCCGGATCCCACCTGGGAGAACTTCCAGCGTCCCTCGAACGAGCCCGATCAGCTTGGATTCGGCTTCCCGCGCTTCATCTCCCACGAACTGCTGCACAGTCGGCCCTTCATCAAGGGCGACACCGTGTTCCTGCGGGTGAAGGTGGATCCCAGCAAGATCGTTGCCGTCTAG
- the LOC108027837 gene encoding TNF receptor-associated factor 4 isoform X2 encodes MVRSLAQWTKTLSFPSRLSPNRNSKDCSTLAGPVPPPTPPRNKTTSGSGNCATSRSSSSTVSSSHSSSHSSPTPGNNNNNMPITELEQIIYPGPDPKHIMGSLVFCIHHKQGCKWSDELRKLKGHLNACKHDATQCPNKCGAQIPRIMMTDHLQYTCTMRRTRCEFCQSEFSGAGLEEHNGSCGQEPVYCEAKCGQRILRGRMTLHKSKDCAKRLRRCAHCQREFSADTLPLHAAQCPRAPLACPQRCDAGPIARGELEAHLRDECQSLAVSCSFKEAGCRFKGPRQMLEAHLESNAAAHLSLMVALSSRQGQQIQMLKSAVSKLSINYTGTLLWKITDWSAKMTEARGKDGLELVSPPFYTSQYGYKLQASMFLNGNGPGENTHVSVYIKVLPGEYDALLKWPFSHSITFTLFEQGAQSGQGGVAESFVPDPTWENFQRPSNEPDQLGFGFPRFISHELLHSRPFIKGDTVFLRVKVDPSKIVAV; translated from the exons atGGTTCGAAGTTTGGCCCAGTGGACGAAGACGCTGAGCTTCCCCTCGCGTCTTTCGCCGAATCGCAACTCCAAGGATTGCTCCACCTTGGCCGGCCCAGTGCCGCCACCCACTCCGCCCAGGAATAAGACGACCTCGGGCAGTGGCAACTGCGCCACGTCGCGCTCCTCCTCGTCGACAGTGTCCTCTTCGCACTCGTCCTCCCACAGCTCACCCACTCCagggaacaacaacaacaacatgcCCATCACGGAACTGGAACAGATT ATCTATCCCGGTCCCGATCCCAAGCACATCATGGGCTCCCTGGTCTTCTGCATTCACCACAAACAGGGCTGCAAGTGGTCCGACGAGCTGCGAAAGCTGAAGGGCCATCTGAACGCCTGCAAGCACGATGCCACCCAGTGTCCCAACAAGTGTGGTGCCCAGATCCCCCGCATCATGATGACCGATCACCTGCAGTACACCTGCACCATGCGGCGGACCCGTTGCGAGTTCTGCCAGAGCGAATTCTCCGGCGCCGGACTGGAGGAGCACAACGGCAGCTGCGGCCAGGAGCCGGTTTACTGCGAGGCCAAGTGCGGCCAGAGGATCCTGCGCGGCCGCATGACCCTGCACAAGTCCAAGGACTGCGCCAAGCGGCTGCGACGCTGTGCCCACTGCCAGCGGGAGTTCTCGGCGGACACACTGCCGCTGCATGCGGCCCAGTGCCCCCGGGCTCCGTTGGCCTGCCCACAGAGATGCGATGCCGGTCCGATTGCCAGGGGCGAGCTGGAGGCCCATCTGCGGGACGAGTGCCAGTCGCTGGCCGTCTCCTGCAGCTTCAAGGAGGCGGGCTGCCGCTTCAAGGGTCCCCGCCAGATGCTGGAGGCGCACTTGGAGAGCAACGCCGCCGCCCATCTCTCGCTGATGGTGGCGCTCAGCTCCCGGCAGGGTCAGCAGATCCAGATGCTCAAGTCGGCGGTGTCCAAGCTGTCCATTAACTACACAGGCACTCTGCTGTGGAAGATCACCGACTGGTCGGCCAAGATGACGGAGGCGAGGGGCAAAGATGGCCTGGAACTGGTCTCACCGCCCTTCTACACCTCCCAGTATGGCTACAAGCTGCAGGCCTCGATGTTCCTCAATGGCAATGGTCCCGGCGAGAATACCCATGTGTCCGTCTACATAAAGGTCCTGCCCGGCGAGTACGATGCCCTGCTGAAGTGGCCCTTCTCGCACTCCATCACCTTCACGCTGTTCGAGCAGGGCGCCCAGAGTGGCCAGGGAGGCGTGGCGGAGTCCTTTGTGCCGGATCCCACCTGGGAGAACTTCCAGCGTCCCTCGAACGAGCCCGATCAGCTTGGATTCGGCTTCCCGCGCTTCATCTCCCACGAACTGCTGCACAGTCGGCCCTTCATCAAGGGCGACACCGTGTTCCTGCGGGTGAAGGTGGATCCCAGCAAGATCGTTGCCGTCTAG
- the LOC108027837 gene encoding TNF receptor-associated factor 4 isoform X3 — MGFWKRFGKPRSAVTSEKIYPGPDPKHIMGSLVFCIHHKQGCKWSDELRKLKGHLNACKHDATQCPNKCGAQIPRIMMTDHLQYTCTMRRTRCEFCQSEFSGAGLEEHNGSCGQEPVYCEAKCGQRILRGRMTLHKSKDCAKRLRRCAHCQREFSADTLPLHAAQCPRAPLACPQRCDAGPIARGELEAHLRDECQSLAVSCSFKEAGCRFKGPRQMLEAHLESNAAAHLSLMVALSSRQGQQIQMLKSAVSKLSINYTGTLLWKITDWSAKMTEARGKDGLELVSPPFYTSQYGYKLQASMFLNGNGPGENTHVSVYIKVLPGEYDALLKWPFSHSITFTLFEQGAQSGQGGVAESFVPDPTWENFQRPSNEPDQLGFGFPRFISHELLHSRPFIKGDTVFLRVKVDPSKIVAV, encoded by the exons ATGGGTTTCTGGAAACGTTTTGGCAAACCGAGAAGTGCTGTAACATCTGAGAAG ATCTATCCCGGTCCCGATCCCAAGCACATCATGGGCTCCCTGGTCTTCTGCATTCACCACAAACAGGGCTGCAAGTGGTCCGACGAGCTGCGAAAGCTGAAGGGCCATCTGAACGCCTGCAAGCACGATGCCACCCAGTGTCCCAACAAGTGTGGTGCCCAGATCCCCCGCATCATGATGACCGATCACCTGCAGTACACCTGCACCATGCGGCGGACCCGTTGCGAGTTCTGCCAGAGCGAATTCTCCGGCGCCGGACTGGAGGAGCACAACGGCAGCTGCGGCCAGGAGCCGGTTTACTGCGAGGCCAAGTGCGGCCAGAGGATCCTGCGCGGCCGCATGACCCTGCACAAGTCCAAGGACTGCGCCAAGCGGCTGCGACGCTGTGCCCACTGCCAGCGGGAGTTCTCGGCGGACACACTGCCGCTGCATGCGGCCCAGTGCCCCCGGGCTCCGTTGGCCTGCCCACAGAGATGCGATGCCGGTCCGATTGCCAGGGGCGAGCTGGAGGCCCATCTGCGGGACGAGTGCCAGTCGCTGGCCGTCTCCTGCAGCTTCAAGGAGGCGGGCTGCCGCTTCAAGGGTCCCCGCCAGATGCTGGAGGCGCACTTGGAGAGCAACGCCGCCGCCCATCTCTCGCTGATGGTGGCGCTCAGCTCCCGGCAGGGTCAGCAGATCCAGATGCTCAAGTCGGCGGTGTCCAAGCTGTCCATTAACTACACAGGCACTCTGCTGTGGAAGATCACCGACTGGTCGGCCAAGATGACGGAGGCGAGGGGCAAAGATGGCCTGGAACTGGTCTCACCGCCCTTCTACACCTCCCAGTATGGCTACAAGCTGCAGGCCTCGATGTTCCTCAATGGCAATGGTCCCGGCGAGAATACCCATGTGTCCGTCTACATAAAGGTCCTGCCCGGCGAGTACGATGCCCTGCTGAAGTGGCCCTTCTCGCACTCCATCACCTTCACGCTGTTCGAGCAGGGCGCCCAGAGTGGCCAGGGAGGCGTGGCGGAGTCCTTTGTGCCGGATCCCACCTGGGAGAACTTCCAGCGTCCCTCGAACGAGCCCGATCAGCTTGGATTCGGCTTCCCGCGCTTCATCTCCCACGAACTGCTGCACAGTCGGCCCTTCATCAAGGGCGACACCGTGTTCCTGCGGGTGAAGGTGGATCCCAGCAAGATCGTTGCCGTCTAG